TTAAAATTTGGgttctaattttttcttttaaatttgtaaattagcTCAATAATGTAGTGGGTTTCTAGTGAATCACAACTTAGAGGctggaaattttgagtttttcttcttttttcgttGCAAATTTGTAGTCTTTTGATAATATTTCTGGAACTAGTAGATTTTTTAGTTCATTGACTTTGAGGAAGCAAGGGGAAGAATCGAAAGAGATATGCATTTGTTGGTTCCGTATATTTGAATGCCATTTACTTTTCATTTTAGACGTAATACCATAACATGTATGATGATTTTTCGTTTCGGTTGTCATAGAGCACAAACAAGAGACTTAAGGATGTTGATATCTGTGTGCCGATAGTATACGGGACAGTTGCATTCTACCTCGGTAGGAAGGCCAGTGAGTAAGTATTAATTGGGTCTTTGAACAATTTCCGTTTATGCCTTTTTGTATCTTTGAATAATTTCCGCATATGTTTTCTGTTTATTAGGTCTCAGTCCCATAAGTGGACTGTTTATGTTCGTGGGGCAACAAATGAGGACCTTGGTGTGGTGGTAAAGCGAGTTATATTTCAGTTGCATCCTAGTTTCAATAACCCTATGAGAGTGATTGATTCGCCCCCATTTGAGTTAACGGAATGTGGTTGGGGTGAATTTGAAATTGCCATCAGTCTGTTCTTCCACAATGATGTCTGTGAGAGACAGTTAGACTTGTGAGTTGCGTATTCTGATATTGATTTCATCTACTTGAAAACATCCACAAGACAGATCAGTAATTACCAGAGCTCATATCATGCAGGTATCACCATTTGAAGTTATATACTGAAGATGAATCTGGGCCCCAGTCAACCAAGAAACCTGTTGTTGTGGAGTCTTACAATGAAATAGTTTTCCCTGATCCTTTAGAGGCTTGTTTTGCTCGTGTGCAGAACCATCCAGCTGTAGTAGTACCCCGTTTACCTGCTGGTTTTAACTTGCCTAATCCTGGTAAATTTATAGCTTTGATGGATTTTGAACCTTTGCTTCTTATAATCCTTTGATTTAAAATGTTTATGTGGATTTTTTCAGTGTCAATTGATCAGAAGAATGACAAGGAACGGGGGGACACAAAAGATCATCCCCTTAGTCAGTGGTTCTTGAATTTTTCTGAGGCAGATGAGCTCTTAAAACTTGCAGCGGCTCGTCAAGAGGTTAGAATTAGTACCTAtgttctctttcaatttttacTAGTCAATGTGGTCAATGCTCTTTTAGTTTTATTCTATTCGTCTAGTTGTAAAATGCTAATACTTTGGAACTAGTatacaatttctttttcctcactctcCCAACCTAATAAGAATGGAAATACTGGCCTTTCTTTTTTAGCTTATATGATCATGTTAATTGTGGTCATGTTTAGGGTACTGCTGTCTAAGATTACTAGAGATTATGTTCTTTTATTAGCTTCTGTTGAGGTGGTTATGATGATCTGTTTCTCTTCCCTTATAGTGTATGTATATCCTCTCTAGGTCTGTCCATTGTTTTCAAGTCTGAGTCGTTATTGCTGGATGTCTTACATGTCCCACACTATCTTGAATGCATTTTTAATCATCTCGGGTTTCACTTGTAGCTATGACCCTTTGCATGTACTGTTGCCCTTATCaattcttgcaacttgtattcctctttcttcttactTTTGGTCAAGTCTAATACCGGGTTATAGTTGAGTGTCCTGTGTTTTTCACTAAACAGAAAGCATATGATGAGTTTCATCttgtaacttttattttatgGGCCTGGTTTCACGTGTAGGCATATGCCTAGTTCAAAGTACTGAGTCGTTGCTCGTTTTGCTCTTCCTTTTGTGCCTGTTTGAATGGTCTGACTGCAGATTTCTAtattgggatttttgggagaATAACATGTTTACATTGCCTTCAACTTGATAGGTCCAAGCCCACATTGTCAGTGtgagaagaaaactgagtatgttgGATGGGCCGCCCCAACTGTCAAAACCACCGTCGGGATACGAATATGCATGATCATGCTAGGTCATCCTTGAAGTTTCCTCGTCGGTGTAAATCACGGAAGATCAATGAATGGttattgatgtaaacatgtgtATCCACAGTTACGGTAAACTCCATGTTTTTTAAATCTCTCCTTTAGAGCTAACTGAAGGTTAGTAGAGGAACAACAAAGGAGCATATCACTGAACACGAATTAGAAGTTTGCGTGCACGAACACATGAATGTAAAATATGTATGAATGAACTTATGCATATGTTGAAGTTACATGTATATTTTGATTGGTCGATTTGTGAGTATGACGTGAACTATCATAAGCCACTCGGTTTCTTTGTGAGTATGACGGAACTATCATAAGCCACTCGGTTTCTTTGCTCATTTTGTCGTAGTAATTTTGATGGTTTTCAGTCTTACAAGCCGAGTTTACTGTCACTGAACGCAAGAGGTTCAATTTCAGCTCTCAGCTACAAGTTGAATACATGATTCGAACCGCTTCCAGTCATTTCACACATTTTAGTTACTGTTGCATCAAACATTATAGTCATTTCAAGCAGCTTTAATCTGTTCATTAACTTCTGCTTATTCAGCGACAATGAATGTAATCGGATTAATCAAGTGTTCGAGTGGAACTCTGAATTCAAATGCAGAGAATTCTGACTTTCGATACAGTGATTTGCAATGCAATGTTCAGTTTCTGTGTTGTTTTCCTCTCACGTCAGGTTCTTTAAACATGGCATTCGCATGACCATAAATTGTTAGGTTTTGAACATATACTGTAACAcgaggtctctctctctctctctctctctctctctctctctctctctctctctctctctctctctctctctctctctgtggatTGGCAATCATGGTCGCGCCTTCAGCTAAGATGATATGGTCTGTGGTGCCTCCAGTATTCAATTCTGAACTCTCTACCCATATTCATATCCACAACATGGGTAGCCGCATATGTAGACATTGGCACCACCTTACCACAACTTGGTTAACCGCATATGTGACTCGGTTCTTCGGTATTGGAGGAACTCTTTGGTTCATTGGCTTTTGCCATAGTGAATTTATAACACCAAACTGGTATATGATATATTGATAGGGAAAATTCTTTCATACGAAGACGTTTGTCGTATGAATACAGTCAAAACTGCTGGACCAGCATAATTGGTGTTCGTATGACAAATTTTCCTGTCAATACATCATATACCGACTTTTAATTGGTTAGAGTGTTAGCATGTAGTACCAGCAAGGGCGGCCATTTGCGTTCATGGGTTGGGTTCTTGTTAACACGTATTCCGTACAAGCATGATTAGAGTCAATCCGAACATGACACGATTATTAAAGGTACTACACGATTGACAATGATCCGTTTATTGTTCGTAAGTACAAAATTATCcataaattataatattttcatcaaagaaAAGAGTTAAGCTTATAGTCTCATCCCTCAATGGAAATGTCTTATCTTGTGATCTTCGGTTATGTGAATCATATACAGATTACATGACTTTGTGAAAGTGTTATAGCATGTCACTTCCGGGACATGCAGATTGACTTGAAACATGAATTGTCTATTAATTGTGCTACACAGGTTGACACGATTATGATACAAACATATTATGGTATGAACCGTTCATTTCATGTCATTTTTTAGTCTGGTTATCTCGTCGTGTCCAAACTTACCACTCCGCATACATATTCTCATACAACCTGCATGGATATGAAACATTGTGTCCTTGTTTGTTTGTATATAGGAATTTAGGGTAATCATTTGGAATGTGAAAGAATACAAAGAAACAAATTGAAGAAAGGAAGACAGATTGTCATGCCGGCTGAATTTTTGAGCCTTAGAACATGGGTTAATTAAATTCTCTCAAAAGTGAGTCAGAGagacagagggagagagagactagTACCGTAACAACTGGTGCTCATTTTATTAGGAACATGTGTCTTTAACTTACCAGCAGCTCCTTCTGCATACATCTTTGTATTTGCATAGTCAGGTTTTTGGCTTTTGGTTTTATCAAAAAGATAAACATGGGCAGTCTTAAATGGTGAGACATTTCCAGAACTCGTTGCGCATTTGGAACTCAAGTTGAACATGTGCACCTACAAATTATCtctgtatatacatatatgtgtgtgtgtgtaaatgaaTTCATCTGCAAAGTTTGATAATTTTATacgaattttaattttttaatttttgtttataaaaatttaTGGTTGTCAATGAGTTTCAGTACCACAAGGCGGCAAGCAACCCCAAAAGATGTGACTGAGAGAAGTTTGCCCCCCGTTTTGGAGGCTTAGGGCAACTGGGCTTTTTCTGTTGGGCATGGGAGTTTGGTATGTTGCTTTTTCTGTTGCTTTGTGTACATGACAAGCATAGAAAAAACGGTGAGACAAATGTGTGTTCATTTGGTCCCCTATTGAGATCGACGAGATCCTAACATATTTCTGAATCATTGTAGCACTCGTCCTGTGCCGTAGGAATATGAGGTTATATTTTGATGATACTCAAATCTTTACAAATTTAGTTAGGAATTATCATTTCTTATACCACACTATTGAGTCTTAAACAAAAGGCTTCTAACAATTCCACTCACATGTGGACGCAATTTGTTATTAAACGATAATATATAAACATCCATTTGTAGACCGTTCAAGGACGAGAAATTGAAGTAGAATATTGATTTGGTGGTAAAGAATATAAGTATGAGATGAACTAAACTCAGGCTTTTTATGTTCTCAAACATTTGATACGGAGAATAACATGTACCCAACCTGTTTAAACTTTAAACCTAACACCACCTTTTTATCTTATGGCTTTGTATCCAATGGAGTAATTGCATATACGCGTGATTACTTTGCTTGGTACCGAAGAAGAAAAAGGTAAATCCACACCATTATTTGGATTGGACCACCTTTTGGAAAAAAGAATTATATTTCACTTGCCAACCAAAAGATCTTTTGATCCCTTGTTCTTGAAAGatttaatattgtttttcaGTTAGCTGGGTTCTACTGCACTTAAAAACGAAGATTTTGCCTTTATTCTTAATAGTCACCAAGTTACTAATTTAGGTTAAGAGTTGTATCAACTTTCAACTTTAGCGTCTGTATTTGATTAATAGTTGATAATTATTAATCGAGTTAACTATTTAGTTACTTTTTACATCTTTACAAATCTTATTtccgtaattttttttaatt
Above is a window of Malus sylvestris chromosome 15, drMalSylv7.2, whole genome shotgun sequence DNA encoding:
- the LOC126605899 gene encoding transcription initiation factor TFIID subunit 14b-like, with product MSVRKAGESEPPQPEEGGSSAQLSQPVRTSKPAEDGDKKSTNKRLKDVDICVPIVYGTVAFYLGRKASESQSHKWTVYVRGATNEDLGVVVKRVIFQLHPSFNNPMRVIDSPPFELTECGWGEFEIAISLFFHNDVCERQLDLYHHLKLYTEDESGPQSTKKPVVVESYNEIVFPDPLEACFARVQNHPAVVVPRLPAGFNLPNPVSIDQKNDKERGDTKDHPLSQWFLNFSEADELLKLAAARQEVQAHIVSVRRKLSMLDGPPQLSKPPSGYEYA